A genome region from Scleropages formosus chromosome 6, fSclFor1.1, whole genome shotgun sequence includes the following:
- the enc1 gene encoding ectoderm-neural cortex protein 1 gives MKMSICVHENRKSRASSGSMNIYLFHKSSYADSVLMHLNALRHQRLFTDVMLHAGDRSFPCHRAVLAACSRYFEAMFSGGLRESQASEVDFHDSVHPEVLELLLDYAYSSRVVINEENAESLLEAGDMLEFQDIRDACAEFLEKNLHPTNCLGMLLLSDAHQCAKLFELSWSMCLSHFPTICKTEDFLQLPKDMLVQLLSHEELETEDERLVYESALNWVNFDLERRHCHLPELLRTVRLALLPAIFLMENVSTEELINKQAKSRELVDEAIRCKLKILQNDGVVTSLCARPRKTSHALFLLGGQTFMCDKLYLVDQKAKEIIPKADIPSPRKEFSACAIGCKVYVTGGRGSENGVSKDVWVYDTVHEEWSKAAPMLIARFGHGSAELRHCLYVVGGHTAATGCLPASPSVSLKQVEQYDPATNKWTMVAPLREGVSNAAVVSVKLKLFAFGGTSVSHDKLPKVQCYDPPENRWTVPATCPQPWRYTAAAVLGSQIFVMGGDTEFSACSAYKFSSETYQWTKVGDVTAKRMSCQAVASGNKLYVVGGYFGTQRCKTLDCYDPTLDTWNSITTVPYSLIPTAFVSTWKHLPA, from the coding sequence ATGAAAATGTCCATCTGCGTCCACGAGAACCGCAAATCCCGGGCCAGCTCCGGGTCCATGAACATATATCTCTTCCACAAGTCCTCTTATGCCGACAGCGTGTTGATGCACCTGAATGCCCTGCGACATCAGAGGCTTTTCACCGATGTCATGCTGCACGCTGGAGACCGATCCTTCCCGTGCCATCGAGCCGTTCTGGCTGCCTGCAGCCGCTACTTCGAGGCAATGTTCAGCGGCGGCCTACGTGAGAGCCAAGCCAGTGAGGTGGACTTCCATGACTCCGTCCACCCCGaggtgctggagctgctgctggactaCGCCTACTCCTCCAGGGTTGTCATCAATGAGGAGAATGCCGAGTCTCTTTTGGAGGCAGGCGACATGCTGGAGTTCCAGGACATCCGGGATGCCTGCGCCGAGTTCCTGGAGAAAAACCTGCACCCCACCAACTGCCTGGGCATGCTGCTGCTCTCCGACGCCCACCAGTGTGCCAAGCTCTTTGAGCTCTCCTGGAGCATGTGCCTCAGCCACTTCcccaccatctgcaagactgaggacttcctacagctgcccaaagacatgttggtGCAGTTGCTCTCTCACGAGGAGCTTGAGACTGAGGATGAGAGGCTGGTGTATGAGTCAGCGCTGAACTGGGTTAACTTCGACTTGGAAAGGAGGCACTGCCATCTCCCGGAGCTGTTGCGGACGGTCCGCCTCGCCCTCCTGCCTGCCATCTTTCTCATGGAGAATGTCTCCACAGAGGAACTCATCAACAAGCAGGCAAAGAGTCGTGAGCTGGTGGATGAGGCCATACGCTGCAAGCTAAAGATCCTGCAGAATGATGGCGTTGTTACGAGCTTGTGTGCCCGTCCAAGGAAGACCAGCCATGCCCTCTTCCTCCTGGGGGGGCAGACCTTCATGTGTGACAAGCTTTACCTCGTGGACCAGAAAGCCAAAGAGATCATTCCCAAGGCTGACATCCCCAGCCCCCGAAAGGAGTTCAGCGCCTGTGCAATTGGCTGCAAGGTGTACGTCACGGGAGGACGGGGCTCAGAGAACGGGGTGTCCAAAGATGTCTGGGTGTATGACACTGTGCATGAAGAGTGGTCCAAGGCAGCGCCCATGCTCATTGCCAGGTTTGGCCACGGCTCCGCCGAGCTCCGACACTGTCTCTACGTGGTGGGCGGACACACGGCTGCCACTGGCTGCCTCCCAGCCTCTCCGTCGGTGTCACTCAAACAGGTGGAGCAGTACGACCCGGCCACCAACAAGTGGACCATGGTGGCCCCGCTCAGGGAAGGGGTGAGCAATGCAGCGGTGGTGAGTGTCAAGCTAAAGCTGTTCGCCTTCGGGGGCACCAGCGTGAGCCACGACAAGCTGCCCAAGGTGCAATGCTACGACCCTCCGGAGAACAGGTGGACGGTGCCCGCCACCTGTCCTCAGCCCTGGCGATACACAGCCGCTGCAGTGCTGGGCAGCCAGATTTTTGTCATGGGAGGGGACACTGAATTCTCTGCATGCTCCGCGTACAAGTTCAGCAGCGAGACCTACCAGTGGACTAAAGTGGGTGATGTCACAGCCAAGCGGATGAGCTGCCAGGCAGTGGCTTCTGGTAATAAGCTCTATGTTGTGGGTGGCTACTTTGGTACGCAGCGGTGTAAAACTCTGGACTGCTACGACCCCACGCTGGACACATGGAATAGCATTACCACGGTGCCATACTCGCTCATCCCCACAGCTTTCGTCAGCACGTGGAAGCATCTTCCTGCCTAG